The window TCTGGCGGCCTCGGTGCTGTACGACGAGCCTTCCACCCAACAGCAGCAACGCACCCTCTTCGAGGGGGCGCTCTGGCAGCACCACACCGGCGACGTCAAGCGGCTGTACAGCGCCGTGGCGTATGGTCCGGCGAAGAAGCCCGCGCAATCGGCGGACGGGCGCGTGAAGGCGTGGCTGGATCTGCTGGACCGGGAGACGGCCGAGCACCGCCGGAAGAACACGAAATGGGTGCACCACGCCTGCGACACGTATGGCCTGGAGCACCCGAACCGGTTTGGCGCGACGCCGCTGATGCTGGCCGGCCTGGCTGGCAACATCAGCCTGGTGCGGGAGCTGCTGGAGCGCGGGGCGGACCCGGCGGCCACGGATGACTGCGGGTTGACGCCGGTGATGCACGTGCTGCGCCGCGCGGCGCTGGACGGCACGTACCGCCGGGGCGCGTTCGCCGCGGTGTTCGACCTGCTCGCGCCGGCACACCTGGACGTGCAGGTGGAGGGGCGACTGCTGCGCCTCAGCCGGGCGCAGGGGGAGTATCACGTGCTGCTGCGCATGCTGTCGCGCGTGCGCAACTTGAATTTTGGGCGGGAGGACGAGGCGGAGGGATTCACAGCGGCGGACTTGATCTTCACGGATGTCCCGGATCATGCGGCGCAACTGGGGCAGACGCAGACGTATGTGTCCGGCGTGCTTGCACGGGCGGAGGTGGACAGCACGTACCGGCCAGCGCGGCGGTTGTGGCAGCGCATGATGCACGGCGCGTACCTGCCCAACCCGGAGTTGTTCCTGCGCACCCCATCGCCCAGCGGGCCGGTGTGGCGCTCCCTGTTTGACACGATGGGGTTGATTTACGCGGACCTCCCTGATGAGTACAGCGACGAGGTCCGCCTGCCGCAGGTGCGTGAACTGGCGGCCGCGCGCCCTCCCGGCGCACCCCTCATTCGGATTCAGCCGGAACCGGGCGACGAACAGACGAAAATGCCCAACGGTCTGATGGACCGGTACTACGTGGGCGGCACAGGCACCTGGGTCATGGCGACGCTGTTCCAGCAATTGGATGGCCTTGATCCGGCAGTGCTGCGCGAATCGTGGCGAAGGGGGGACGATGGCTTGTCCTTGCCCCGCATTCTGCGCCGCCTCGTCATGACGCGCCTGATCGTGCAGGATGACACGGGACGCCTGCATGCGCTGATGGATGAAGGCGCCTTCGTCTTCGTTTCGGGGGCGCTGCGGGTCCTGAGCGACGCGGCGCTGGACGTTCTGTTCGCGTGGCAGAACTGGCGGGTCGTGGACGCGCCGGAGGCCGCCCTCCAGGAGTTGAGGGATGCCGGGTTTGCCGCTGTGGTCGCGGAGGCGCGGCGCGGTGACCCACTCCCGGATTACCTGCGTGGTCCAGTCTTGTCGTATCGGCACCGGCGGAACATAGTGACTGGACCAGGCCGGGAGCGCGTCAGGGCGGATGTGCTGCGGGCGCTGCAGGACGCAGAAACAGTGGAGCCGTACGGTCAACCGGTCGTGGTGGCGTTTGAAGATGGAATCTTCTTCCAGTTCGCGCCAGGCGACGAGGCGGGCCTGCTTCTGGGTGAAATCGTTGGGGTGCACGCGCTGGGCGACGGGGGCGTGCCGAGTGAGGCGTATCAGCAGCGGCTGGCGGCGGCCAGCTGGACGGCCGAGTGGGACCGTGACGAGATGAATCACGCGCGGACATGGGCGCTGGCCGACGTGTCGCTGGAGGCCATCGTGGATGAGACCATGGAATTGGTCTTTGACTTGTATGGGTTCGGGGAGCAGATGGCGACCATTACCGTTGTGCCGTAACGCTGGAGCAACCAGTCTAGGGCCGCGACAACTGCAAAATACAAAAGTCGCGTTAGTAAGTAAAGTCACATTCCAGATTTAATTTACATGGGTTTTGTCTTAAATTTTAGTGAAGCCGTTGAGCGGCAGTTGAGGCCACATTCTGGGGGCAGGGAACTTAGGCTGTCTTCGAGTCACCTCCGACTCCTCGTCGTCCTCTTGCTTTAGGAGTGTGAAGATGAAACGTCTTGCTGGAACCGCATTCGCAAGTGTCAGCCTGGTGGCCTGCGGCCACCAGGCTTCAATGCCAGAAACGGCTGCCCCTACCTTCCAGTCCCCTCAAGTGCAGGCCCAATTGGCTCAAGCACAATCTGCTTTGGAACAAGCGCCGCATGTTCAGCAGATGCTGATGAAGCTCGGCGTTTCATCCCTCAGCGAGTTGGAAGACAATGTCATGTACTTCCCTACGCCTCAAGGCATGAAAACCCTTCGCTTGAATCCTGTTGATGATCAATTGACGCCTCAGCAACTGAGTGGCGGGATCGGACAGTCAACCGTTCAGGAAACGGTCAACGGCGTGGTTGGCAGCCGATTTGATGCCTACTCCAAATCTACTCTTTCATGTAACAGTTTCTTTCCTCTGCCCACAGGCGTTACCGCAACTGTGCTGCATTCGGTCGCAATGGTCTCGCCGAACAATAGAACCTTCGGACCGTTCACAAGTGGCACAGGTCGCTCGCGCTCAGGATATGCCGTCTCCCCACAAGTGTTTATGGGCGGCAACACCTCAGCCACTGGGACCTACGTCTTCTCTTATAGCATTGAAGGTTCCTGTGATGGCTACAGTGGATATGGCAAAACGGGAAGTGCCTGGTACTACAATGGCCGTACTGTCGAACGCATTAATACACCTGTTGTCTCGCCTCAATAACGCTCCAGTCCGACGCTAGAACAACCACTCGGATTGAAGTGCATCGGGATCGCGCAGGGGCCGTAAGGCCCCTGCTGCAATGTCGTCGGCCATCTCGAAGTGATAGCGCCCCAGCATATTAATATGTGCGTATTTCAGTGGCGATAGCCGTGCGACATCTTGTGGGTACACATCCTCCCCAATGGCTTCCAGCCACCCCAGCGCTGCGGTCAGATACCGGGTATTCCAGAAGGTCACCGCATTCACCACCAACCCGAGTGCCCCGAGTTGGTCCTCCATGCCTTCTCGGTAGCGTTGACGGAGTTCTCCCTTCTCGCCGTGGAAAATCTTGCGGGCCAACGTCCACACCGCTTCGCCCCGATTCAGCTGGGTTTGAATCCGCCGGCGGTACGGCTCACTCTGCACGTAGTTCAGCAGGTACAGGGTCTTGGCAATGCGCCCCAGTTCGGCGACAGCTTTGCCCAGCCCCGACAAGCTTCCCCCTTTGCCCAGCACCCGCATGATGTCTGGGGCCGGCACGGTCCCCTGTTTCAGAGACCCAGCCACCCGCAGCAGGTCGTCCCAGTGCGCGGCAATCAGGCCCGTGTTGATGTACGAGCGGGCGACCTCATTGAGGTCGCCATAGTCCGCCTGCCGGTTCAGCCGCCAGTAGCGGGTTTCTCCAATGTCGGTCAGGCGCGGGCTGAACTGATACCCCAGGAGATGGAACAGCCCAAAGACGACATCGCTGTATCCTGCCGTGTCGCTCATCACTTCAGTCGGTTTCAAATGGGTTTGCTGCTCCAGCAACCCGCCCAAAATGTACAAGCTATCGCGCAGAGTCCCCGGAATGACCCGGCCATGTAGGCCGGTGTACTGGTCGGAATTCAACACGTAGAAGGTGACGCCGCGTCCAGCACCGAAATATTTCCGGTTGGGGGCCGCCACCGTGTTGCGTAGAGGCGTGCTGAACCGCAGTCCATCCGCACTCGCGGTGTCGCCTGTCCCCCACACCTGAGCAAGCGGCATGGCCGCTTGCGCTGCCACCAAGCAGGCATTGGCACGCGTGAGCGTGTCAGCCCGCAGATACTGCTGCTTGACCCAATTCAATCGGGCGAGGGTCAGGGCCGGATGGGTGGGCTGCGCCACCGATTTCAGGTCAATGTTGCACGCCCCCGCCACGAGGACCGCACAGAGACTCACCGCAAAATCACTCATCCTGGCGGGGTTTTCTCCCGCATGGTCAAACTCGAACGCGAAACCTGTGCAGGCGTGGACTTCCAGGAGGAGTTCTGACAAATCGATATCGGGGAGCCGGGCATCCACCTGGGTCTGGAGGGTCAGCAGGCTTTCCGGGATGGGCACCGCGTCCAGCGGGGCCACGACGAGCGTGGCCCCCTTGTCACGTTTTTCCAGGCGAACCGCTGGATTGTCGGGCAGCCTTGCCGCTGCGCGGTGATACGCCTGGTCGAGTTGTTCGGTCAGGGCTGCGAGTTCCACCGCTGGGTCAGTGGACCAGCCGAGACTCCGCACAATCTCTGGCCGGAACTGTTCCCACACCTCGCCCTGAAGCAGCTGGGTGCGGGGGTCGCCGTACCGCAGACTCACGCGGACAAAGATTTCGCGGCGTTTGAGCAGCGTGTGGAGCAGATAAGCGGCGCACACCCGGTAAGCCTGGGGGTCAACGTCGCGGCCAGGCCGAACGACCCCTTCCCAGGATTTGGGAATAAACGCGGTGGGGGCCTGTTTCCAACTGCGCCGCTTGCCTGATTCCCCTTTCAAAAAGTTCAGGGCGGCCAGCGTGGGGGCCGCGACGGTGGTGCCTTCAAAGTGGAGACTGCCCAGCAGGCTGGGCAGAAAGCGGCTGATGGTGGCGGTGGTTTCCACCCAGGCTTCCGCGACGGTGTCGTCCTGTCCACTGGCGAGGTCGGAGACGGCCTGCACCGCACCGCTG of the Deinococcus arcticus genome contains:
- a CDS encoding Tn3 family transposase — encoded protein: MPFDFLTDDHLAQYGQYKGDPTVQQLQDYFLLTPAQLQHIATLRFPHTKLGFAIQLCTVQFLGTFLTDPLNVPDSVVRTLAIQLELPKTVDLPRYLERRATRFTHQVTIRQMLGYKDFDLVEVLHLMRFLYRHLLVADERPIELFDRLTQRLVERKVVLPGPTVLGRIVIRVRERVATHLHRQLAGCLTDAQVDALDALLIVPPKQRRSPLDVLRTPPTRQTSVGLLQSLHRLDQLRAIGVSDVALPFVPGARLKALSRHGLTAWTGHLSQMAASRRQATLLAVVLHLERSATDDVLDIFDAVMMELSLSGERLRRKTRLRSLKDLDAAALLLRDAVQVLLDPEVPAATVRDVIFARLGTAPLSGAVQAVSDLASGQDDTVAEAWVETTATISRFLPSLLGSLHFEGTTVAAPTLAALNFLKGESGKRRSWKQAPTAFIPKSWEGVVRPGRDVDPQAYRVCAAYLLHTLLKRREIFVRVSLRYGDPRTQLLQGEVWEQFRPEIVRSLGWSTDPAVELAALTEQLDQAYHRAAARLPDNPAVRLEKRDKGATLVVAPLDAVPIPESLLTLQTQVDARLPDIDLSELLLEVHACTGFAFEFDHAGENPARMSDFAVSLCAVLVAGACNIDLKSVAQPTHPALTLARLNWVKQQYLRADTLTRANACLVAAQAAMPLAQVWGTGDTASADGLRFSTPLRNTVAAPNRKYFGAGRGVTFYVLNSDQYTGLHGRVIPGTLRDSLYILGGLLEQQTHLKPTEVMSDTAGYSDVVFGLFHLLGYQFSPRLTDIGETRYWRLNRQADYGDLNEVARSYINTGLIAAHWDDLLRVAGSLKQGTVPAPDIMRVLGKGGSLSGLGKAVAELGRIAKTLYLLNYVQSEPYRRRIQTQLNRGEAVWTLARKIFHGEKGELRQRYREGMEDQLGALGLVVNAVTFWNTRYLTAALGWLEAIGEDVYPQDVARLSPLKYAHINMLGRYHFEMADDIAAGALRPLRDPDALQSEWLF